AGAAACTTGCTTCTGAGTGTCTCTTTCAGCTAGAATGAGAACAAGTGACAGGCTCTCTGCCCATCAGATATACCTGCCCTGCATTTGATACAGAGAAGGGGAGACCAGGAGGAACTTGCTCTGGCAGTGGCAGCCATTGTAGGGACCTGGATTCCTGGAATGTGACAACAGTAATGCTAGGGGTAGTAGCGAATGTCTGTGAGAAGAACATCAGAAATGCAATCTGCAGCATCTAGTGCTTGGTGGCAGCAGCACTGGTGTCCTCACTAGCTGGCTTGGAGTCATGATTTGGGGCACTGTTAACAGatgcattttttaattgttgttgtttcgtttttgtttttgtagaaatggggtctcactatgttgtctaggatgatattgaactcctggcctcaagcaatcctcctgtctttgcctcccaaagtgctgggacttcaggcatgagacaccacgctcAGTCATAAGACTGGTTTTTTAGTTCTCCTGAGAAAAGAGTCAACAAAATATATTGCTAAAGGGTGGGTAGGGTGGGTGGGAAGGTAAGATTTTAAATTCTAAGGAATTGGCACACGTAATTGTGGAGGCTTGGCAGGTTCAAAATATGTAAGGTGGACCAGAAGGCTGTAGACCTAGCAAAGAGCTGGTGTTGCAGCTCGAGGCCAAAGGCAGTCGGCTGACTTTTTCTATTGtggccttcaactgattagataaGGCCCACCCACACTATGGAGGCTAATCTGCTGTACTCAAATTctattgatttaaatgttaatctcatcttaaaaatactctccaaaaagaaaaataagagagaaagagagaaagcgagagggagaaagaaagaaagaaagaaagaaagaaagaaagaaagaaagaaagagagagagagagagagagaaagaaagaaagaaagaaagaaaagaaaagaaaagaaaagaaaagaaaagaaagggggcgaggcgcagtggctcacgcctatcatcccagcactttgggaggccgaggcaggtggatcacgaggtcaagagatcgagaccatcctggccaaaatggtgaaaccctgtttctactaaaaatacaaaaaattagctggtcgtggtggcgtgcgcctatagtcccagctacttgggaggctgaggcagcaaaatcgcttgaacctgggaggtgaaggttgcagtgagccgagattgcgccactgcactccagcctagtgacagagagagactccatctaaaaaaaagaaagaaagaagaaagaaaaaagaaagaaagaaaggagggaaggaaggaaggaaggaaggaaggaaggaaggaaggaaggaaggaaggaaggaaggaagagagaaagaaagagagagaggttgggtgggtaactcacacctgtaattccagcactttgggaggctgaggcaggtggatcacgaggtcaagagaccgagaccattctggccaacaaggtgaaaccctgtctctgctaaaaatacaaaaattagctgggcatggtggcgtgtgcctgtagtcccagctacttgggaggttgaggcagtagaatctcttgaacccaggaggcggaggttttagtgagtcaagatcgaaccactgaactctagcctgatgacagagtgaaactctgtctcaaaaaaaaaaaaaaaacaatgggaCAGGGAGAAGGTGATTGGATTTATACATTCTAGCCAAGCACGTAGTGATGGCTTTGCTCAATCCTGATTCTAAATACTCTGGTTCAGCCAGCTATGGTGAAGGGGAGGTGGTATAAACATGACTCCTGGGGCCCCACCACACTGTGCCTATGCAGATTAGGGAGCTCTAGACCAAGAAAAGGGTAAACCATGTGAGTTGGAGGGACATCCCAAAATATATCCATCCTAGGGGTCTAGAGCTCATAAATCACAGCATCCTGGGTTCTCCTGGAGAAAACCTCCCTTAGAATCAGACTACCCTTCAtctcaaacattttctttttccttttttttttttttttttttgagacagagtcttgctttattgcccaggctggagtgcagtggcatgatctcagttcactgcaacatccacctcctgggttcaagcaattattgtgcctcaccctcccaagtaggtgggactacaggcacatgccaccatgcctggctaatttttgtatttttagtagagacaaggtttcactgtgttggccaggctggtcttgaactcctgaccttaggtgatctgcccaccttggcttcccaaagtattgggttataggcttaagccaccgtgcccggccccaaataTTTTCATGAATTAAGCCCATATCAGTAATGTGCTTTTAACGTTTCCtcctgtaaaatggaaaacatgAAGCATCGCTAATCTCTCAAGATGGCCAGGCAGAGGAAAGCAAGGGCTGCACAGAAAACAAGGGACAGCCCCATATCTCAACAGAGGCAGTGATACTGCAAAGGATTTCATGACAGAATTTCCACATCTATGGGCACAACAccagatcacaaggtgaggaggtTTGTGGTTCCAAGGAATTTTGTCTGTGATTTATCTCTATCAGGATGGCTTCATTTCTAATTATCTTCAAGTTTTGATCCAAGAGTTTTATCTAAACCTTAGTTAATATTGTATGTCATCATTGTTTGGTCCAAAGGGGCCAAAATTAGGTGGGACAATTATGTTCTTCTTGTCCCTAATGAGGCTCTCAGGGAATCTGGTCCCAGTGGCCAAAGGAGGTTCCTGCAAATGCCTGCTCTGTGATTGCCCGAAACAGTTACTTACACAGAGGACTAAGGCCATGAGTCCCTATTCCTCACACACTCGGGACCCGCCTGTGTTTCCAAGACATTCCAACTCCCACAATAAGTAGAAGCATTGACCAGTTATGTAGAAGTGAGGAACAACTGATAGTGACAGCACCAACCTTCTCCAGGTAAGGTCGCAgaggtgaaaaattaaatatgtgttGGCTCAGATGTGAAGTTCTTTTAGGAATCTTCTTTTCTACATCATCCAGATACAGGAAGTAAATAGTACAGTACAGAGAAATAAAGTATAGGAGTCCTGAATCCATCAGTTGTCACTTGAGATTAACCCAGTAATCATCAGTCGTTCCTCCAGTCTCTTTATGAGCTGCTAACTAGTTGGGTGGAGAACACATACTCGGGACTCAAACCATCTCCTTCTCTGGCTGCCTCACGCAGATGTATTTTATCAGTGAGCTTGCTGACATGGACAATTTCCTCCTGGCTGTGATGGCCTATGACCACTTTGTCGCTGTGTGCCACCCCTTGTATTACACAGCAAAGATGACCCATCAGCTTTGTGCCCTGCTGGTCACTGGATCACGGGTGGTTAACAGCTTGAATGCTCTGCTGCACACCCTGCTGATGGCTCGACTCTCATTCTGTGCAGACAACACCATCCCTCACGTCTTCCGTGACGTGACTCCCCTCCCGAAACTCTCCTGTTCAGACACACACCTCAATGAGGTGATGATTCTTACTGAGGCTGCCCTAGTCACGATCACCCCATATAATTCCCTAGTCATGATCACCCCATATAGGCTTCCTATATGCACATCGCCTGTGCCATCCTGAGGGTCCCATCCATGAAGGGAAGATGGAAAGCCTTCTCCACCTGTGGCTCCCACCTGGCTGTGGTTCTCCTCTTCTATGGCACCATCATATCTCTGTATTTCAGCCCTTCATCCTCCCACTCAGCTCAGAGAGATATAGCAGCTGCTGTGATGTTCACAGTAGTGAGTCCCATGCTGAACCCTTTTATCTATAGTTTGAGGAACAAGGACATAAAATGGGCTCTTGGCAAAGTGGTTGGCAGGAAGACATGCTCTTACAGATGGACGTCCTGTGGAATTATCTGTCATTTCCAGGCATAGCAGTCTTTGCCAACTCATTGAAATGTAGCAGTCTATCTGTCAAAGTGTCTTCAAGGAACTTAGAATAAATACATCCAGTAGATACTTATCAATGAACTCTGACTTAACTACAACCCTGCTCTCTTAAGTAGGTAATACATTTGTTTCTaattatgatatttaaaatacttttacatAAAAGTCAAACTATTCCTTTCCAAGTAATCATTTTGAAAggctctatgttggccaggcatggtggctcacacctgtaatcccaacacttttggagacagcgacaggcagatcacctgaggtcaggagtttgagaccagactggccaacatggtgaaacccatctgtactaaaaatacaaaacttagccaggcgtggtagtgggtgcctgtaatcccagctgcttgggaggctgaggcaggagaatcacttgaactcgggaggtggaggttgcagtgagccgagatccgccattgcactccagacagagcaagactccatctccaaaaaaaaaaaaaaggctatatgttacaaatatttttgcaCTTTCCTGTTGTAAATGCTATTAGGCTCTACAGCACTGGTTTTCAATCGTAGCTGCATTTTAGTATCATGTGGGGCACTTTGAAAATATACACAGCACATCCTCCAACAATGTTTTGTTCaatgactttctctttttctttttttttttttgagacggagtctcgctctgtcgccgaggctggagtgcagtggccggatctcagctcactgcaagctgcgcctcccgggttcacgccattctcctacctcagcctccagagtagctgggactacaggcgcccgccaactcgcccggcaatttatttttttatttttttattttttagtagagacggggtttcaccgtattagccaggatggtctcgatctcctgaccttgtgatccgcccgtcttggcctcccaaagtgctgggattacaggcttgagccaccacgcccggcctctttttatttcaatagtttttgggagGCAGGTCGTTTTGTGACAcggataagttcttcagtggcgatttctgagactttggtgcacccatcaccttagCCGTGTACACAGctaatatgtagtcttttatccctcacccccatcccgCCCTTCCTCCTGAGTCCCCCAGATCCAATACGCCTTTGCATCCTGATAGCTTAGCTTGCGTCGTTTGTAGTTTCGTATaaattttaggtttgtttttctgtttctgtaaagaatgtcattggtatttcgATAGGGATTGTAgggaatctgtagattgctttaagTAGTATGGACAATTtaacaatattggttcttccaatccatgaagatagaatatctttcaatttttgtgtgccttcttctatttctttgatcAACATTTGATAGTTTTTaattgtagagctctttcacttctttaattaatttaattcctgggtagttaattttatttgtagttattgtaaatggaattacgttcttgatttctttttcagattgttcgcTGTTGGCATAGAGAAATGATTCGGATTTTTgtgtgattttgtatcctacaactttactgaatttgtctatcagttctaataatttttttggtgaggtctttaggtttttccaaatataaggtcatatcatctgcaaacaaggatactttgacttcttcctttccaatttggatgccctctatttctttctcttctctgatcactccagctaggacttccagtactatgttgaataactatggtgaaagtgggcacaggttccagatcttagaggaaaggcttttagtCTTTCCTCATTCAGCATAATAAAAGCTGTGGGTCTAAGGGCCCTTTGGAGCTGAAAGTCACCCTGCTCTGGATCTCCTTTCAGATTGCTCGTTATGAAGAGTGAGCCTAGAAACCCTGCCTAAGGAAATCCGAGGTTCAATCTGGGTAAAGCCAATAGAGGTGAAAAATGGAGTCGCTAGAAGTTCTCTGTGGGCAAAAATGTTgtgctgggaaggctgaggctgtTCCTTTTGGCCATAATTCACACTCCTGGGCCTCACACGGATTCCGAAGAATACTTCATAATTTTCAGTGTCTCCTCCTCTAATTTGACTGCCTTACTTTATGGGGGTATATTTAACATAATGTGTGTCTtcgatttcaaagaaataaatttgcTATTCATTCTGTCCAGGATGCCTCACCTGTCTTCTTTCTGAGTAGCAAACTCTACGTAAATCTTCCAGATCCAAGTTAACGTCTCCTGCTCTCTGAAGCCTTTACTAATTCCCGTAGGCTGAGACAGCCATGTCTTCTCCTGGGTTCCCTCAGAACACTCTTATTTGAATTATTGTACATGCAAGACCACCCAGTTCGTTtattgctgctgcttctcctaACTTCTGCTTCATCCTCAAAGCCCTCTACCGATGTGAGATGCATAGGACTCAGACATACACTGTGCCCCTCAGATACAAAGCTTGGCTCCTGACAGAGATTACTTATgcaacccacttttttttttttttttttttttttttttttttttttttttagaaagaatctCATTCTCtagctcaggctgaagtgcagtggtgcaatctcagctaactgcaacctccgcctcccagattcaagcgattctcctacctcagcctcctgaatagctgggattatgggtgcccgccatcacaccccactaattttttatatttttagtacagatggggtttcaccatactggccaggctggttttgaactcctaacctcaagtgatccgcccacactggcttcccaaagtgctgggattacaggtgtgagccaccacgtcccgCAGCAACCCACTTATACTgaatgtgaatgaatgaacatcaTCTTAACTTTCAATTTGACATCTTTAATCAGGCTAGAggcttaaaaattatattttgggaaaaacaatataatatttacattctagaaaagatttcaaaaaatataagacagaaaattaaagtaACATATTGAAACATTGTTAAAAATACTTtggtaaaaatattttggttGAAAACAATTTTAACCAGAGTTGATTTCAGGTTATGTATACCATTTTGCATCCTGATTTTTCCACTTACCATTTCCCATGTTGTCAAATACCTTCAATTTTGATGTTTACAGTTGTGTGACATTTCATGATATGGATGTATTGTAATTTATTTGGCTTAATGCCCACCAACTTTGAGCAGATTCAATTCCCTTACACATGTAAATTACATTGCAGTGGACATCAGGCCCACACAACTTTGTTTGCATTCATTAACATTTCCACAGATAACCAGTAACATTTCAACCACAAGGGCAAGTATTGGGTCATATTCCCTTATCTAGTTATTTCCACCCAATTCCACTGGCCTTTATTATCAGAGAGTCTCACCTCTCCTGTCGTTGGCAAAAGATCCCAAAGCTCACTCATCCAATGGAGTCGGCCATGCCCAAGGTTCATGAATGCCACGTATTCACTTGAGGACTGTTCACATAGTACTTTTGccctttttaatcttttctttgcTTAAATttgagaggagaaaagaaaacgaTAAAGAACTGTCAATTCTACATAGGCACACAATCAAGATGAAATTACCTCCTTcacaaatgtcttcattttaaaactttaaaaattgaagtatTCCAATATGCTTGAATGTGTTTGTAActcacttttattatttaacatttgcTGCTCAATTTTCCCTTCAGGGCTCTGGTTGCCTTTGCTGTCAGCAACCAAACTTCTTGCTGTCAGCTCGTTCTGGGATGGCTTCAGAGGCAGAGAGGGGACTCTCTGGAGATCATACCACTCCCAGGTAGACAACATTCAGTGACTGATCCCTGGGAGGTATAAAAGCCCTGACATTTCTGCCCAGCCCAGTACAACTCTGATGGCCCACTCATCTCCAGAGCTGTTCATGGCTGCCTCTGGGTTTCACTTTCTTCACTGCCCAATCCCCTTCTGGCTCCTACCTCCCACCCAAAGGCATTGATGGTCAGTAAACATCTCTACCCCAAGTTCCGCCTTAGCATGTGCTTCTGGAGAACCCAATGTGAGACAACGTTTTAATAACAGTAACAACAGCATGACAACAGTGAACAAGAACAGCTATGATGAAGGGCAGGCGAGCTCCAAAGTGGGGCATAGCCTgcgagggttcttggctttgcccaggaaagaatccaagggcaagccagaggtagaagaaaacagctttattgaagaaGCAGTGCTACAGCTCCCTGACTGCTTCTGCAGAGTGGGGCTACCCCTGAGGCAGAGAGCAGCAGCTTAGGGAGGTTTTGCAGTCACATTTGTACCCACTTTTAATTGCATGTAGATTAAGGGGTGgcttatgcagaaatttctagggaaggGATAGTAACTTTTGGGTCATTGGGTTATTGCCATGGGAAGAGGCGGTAACTCTgggatgttgccatggcaatggtaaattGACATGGCACATTGGTAGGCGTGTCTGATTGAAAGCTGCCTCTGCAGGGACCCTGTTTTAGCTGGTACTCAATCTGGTACAGTGTACAAGACCCATCTCTAGAGTCAAGTCCCGCCTCCTACCTCAGCTACACCATGTTGCCTTACCAGAGATTAAAAGCCAGGGGCTAATCCATTTGCCGTATTACTAACCATTCTTTGAAAACATCACTCGGTAttttatttgaagagataattttGCAAGATACAGTGAAGCTATCCAGTCATTTCACCTGATTTCTCTGTGTGATTCACATTGTTactattactttctttttaaaacttatgaTGCCATCAGTTTCTTAAACACCATTCTCTGCTTGTTTCTTGTTTCCTTGCCcaccccccacttttttttttgagacagagtctcactctgtcgcccagggtggagtgcaatgtcaccatctcagctcactgcaacctctgcttcttgggttcatgtgattctcctgcctcagcctcccaagtagatgggattaccggcacccaccaccatgcctggctaatttttgtatttttagtagagatggggtttcaccatgttggccaggctggtcttgaactcctgacctcaggtgatccacctgcctcggcctcccaaagtgctgggattacagccatgagccaccacgcccagctgcccCATTGGTTTTGTCACCTTCTCCTCTTCCATCATCCCCTATGTTCCTCCTGGGCTTAATCCTTGGACTTCTTTCTCACTCTATATTCTTCCCCTGGCCAATTACATCCACTTTCGTTTCTATAACTGAACCTGTATATACTGTTGACTTCTCAATCTGTATCTGCCAGACCTCCATTTGGCCTGTAGACCCATGATGTCCAGCTCTTGGGCTCCTCCAACTGAATGTCTTATATGACTTCACACTTAACATTTCTTAAATGGAACCCAGTATCTCCCCACTGCTACCATCAACACCACGACCCAAACTAACATGCACAGACACACCATATACTTCTTTTCTGCCTACACTGCCTATCTCAATTAATGGTACCACCATGTGGCCATCCTCTTACCCCCTCCCTTATCCCACATATTCAAACAGTCACTAATTACTCTGCATGCTACCTCCTTAACAtccttcaaaattatttcttactGTAGTGGGTAGAATTGTATCCTCCCAAAAtatatgttcaagtcctaactCCTAGTACCTAtgaatgtgaccatatttggaaTAGAGTCTTAGCAGATGTAATCAAGATGAGGTTATGCAGGATATGGTAGGCCTTACCCCAGTGACTGGTATTCCtataagaagagggaaatggccaggttcagtggctcacgcctataatccaggcacttagggaggctgaggcatgtggatcaggagttcgaggtcaggagttcgaggccagcatgacctacatggtgaaatcctgtctctactaaaaagacaaaaaattagccaggcgtggtggcacacgcctgtaatcccagctacttgagaggctgagacagaattgcttgaaccctggaggcagaggttgcagtgagtcaagataatgccattgcgctccagcctgagcaataagagtgaaactacatctcagaaaaaaaaaaaaaaaaaaaaaagagaaagagagaaatttgaACACATAGAACCCCATGCAAAGACACAGAAGACACTCAGGGataatgccatgtgaagatgatGGCAGAAACTGAAATGATGCATCTGCAAGACATGGAAAACCAAGAGTTGCTGACTGCCAAAAGAAGCTAgaagagaggcatggaacagtcTTCGGAAGAAATAAATGCTGCCGACCTCTTGATTTTGGATTTCAAGCCTCCAGAacaatgagataatacatttctgttgtttttaaaatctagtttGTGGTACTTCATTACAGTGGCCATAGGAATACATCATCCTAATAGAATTGTTTGCCTTATCCTTCTCAATGC
This genomic window from Macaca mulatta isolate MMU2019108-1 chromosome 20, T2T-MMU8v2.0, whole genome shotgun sequence contains:
- the LOC100425818 gene encoding LOW QUALITY PROTEIN: putative olfactory receptor 1F2 (The sequence of the model RefSeq protein was modified relative to this genomic sequence to represent the inferred CDS: deleted 2 bases in 1 codon; substituted 1 base at 1 genomic stop codon); this encodes MGTTPDHKLGGEHILGTQTISFSGCLTQMYFISELADMDNFLLAVMAYDHFVAVCHPLYYTAKMTHQLCALLVTGSRVVNSLNALLHTLLMARLSFCADNTIPHVFRDVTPLPKLSCSDTHLNEVMILTEAALVTITPYNSLVDHPIXASYMHIACAILRVPSMKGRWKAFSTCGSHLAVVLLFYGTIISLYFSPSSSHSAQRDIAAAVMFTVVSPMLNPFIYSLRNKDIKWALGKVVGRKTCSYRWTSCGIICHFQA